Proteins from a single region of Gordonia hongkongensis:
- a CDS encoding glycosyltransferase: MTSAHIAIVLYGSRGDIQPGICLALELQVRGHRVSALVPPNLAGLARATGVRDVHEIGLDSDTAWSSEDARSARNSRNPLARMAFALRTVRGGFDALDAALERLFIAGTAPLRDTDLLVVAPLCQDRGLAVAEHLGIPLTVLRYGPMSENGLLGAVPGLTDSWSPDSKRRSWRLADRLTWAATGWNENRFRRRLGLDRARRPLPVRLNASGIPQIQAYDAELVPGLAAEWDDRKPIVGFFDLPAASRAGISEMSATATDLATWLDAGEPPLFVTFGSMPILDPQALIARWRAAARAQGVRCLIAMGDPTGVDPDDPDVFHVAGVDHASVLPRCAAAVHHGGAGTTAASLRAGLPTLVCAVTADQPFWGERVRALGVGAAVRLSSFTDDDARAGLAVLFDDGTRSAAAALARRMTPADKAVAAAADICEARLT; this comes from the coding sequence GTGACGTCGGCACACATCGCGATCGTTCTGTACGGCAGCCGGGGCGACATCCAGCCCGGTATCTGCCTCGCCCTCGAACTCCAGGTGCGCGGCCACCGCGTGAGCGCCCTCGTCCCGCCGAACCTGGCCGGCCTCGCGCGGGCCACCGGCGTCCGCGACGTCCACGAGATCGGTCTGGACTCCGACACCGCGTGGTCGTCGGAGGACGCGCGGTCGGCGCGCAACAGTCGTAACCCATTGGCGCGGATGGCGTTTGCGCTGCGGACGGTCCGCGGCGGATTCGACGCCCTGGACGCCGCCCTCGAGCGACTCTTCATCGCGGGTACGGCGCCGCTGCGCGACACCGACCTCCTCGTCGTCGCGCCGCTGTGCCAGGACCGCGGGCTGGCGGTCGCCGAACATCTGGGCATCCCGCTGACCGTGCTGAGATACGGCCCGATGTCGGAGAATGGACTCCTCGGCGCCGTACCGGGACTCACCGACAGCTGGTCGCCGGACTCGAAGCGGCGCTCCTGGCGCCTCGCCGACCGGTTGACCTGGGCCGCGACGGGGTGGAACGAGAATCGGTTCCGGCGCCGGCTCGGGCTCGACCGGGCTCGGCGACCGCTGCCGGTGCGGCTGAACGCCTCCGGGATCCCCCAGATCCAGGCCTACGACGCGGAGCTGGTCCCGGGCCTCGCGGCGGAGTGGGACGACCGCAAACCGATCGTCGGGTTCTTCGACCTCCCGGCCGCGAGCCGGGCGGGCATATCCGAGATGAGCGCCACCGCAACCGATCTCGCCACCTGGCTGGACGCGGGCGAACCCCCGCTGTTCGTCACGTTCGGCAGCATGCCGATCCTCGACCCGCAGGCTCTGATCGCCCGCTGGCGGGCAGCCGCGCGCGCCCAGGGGGTTCGTTGCCTCATCGCCATGGGAGATCCGACCGGAGTCGATCCCGACGACCCGGACGTGTTCCACGTCGCGGGTGTCGACCACGCGTCGGTCCTGCCGCGATGCGCGGCCGCGGTCCATCACGGCGGCGCCGGCACCACCGCGGCGAGTCTGCGGGCCGGCCTCCCCACCCTGGTCTGCGCGGTCACCGCCGATCAGCCGTTCTGGGGTGAACGGGTCCGTGCCCTGGGCGTCGGGGCGGCCGTCCGGCTGTCGAGTTTCACCGACGACGACGCGCGCGCGGGTCTCGCGGTCCTGTTCGACGACGGAACCCGTTCGGCCGCTGCTGCTCTCGCCCGCCGGATGACGCCCGCCGACAAGGCCGTCGCGGCGGCCGCCGACATCTGCGAAGCCCGGCTGACCTAG
- a CDS encoding glycosyltransferase, which translates to MVHHGGAGTTAAVLRAGRPSVVCWYGADQPFWGAELERLGVGVAMPMARAGQDLDVDRLTDAVASMLDPAAAERSGRLRDALVAEDVALGDAVREIERSVTSSSTGPRLLQGPHSQSTTKVDV; encoded by the coding sequence GTGGTCCACCACGGCGGCGCCGGAACCACGGCGGCCGTTCTGCGCGCGGGCCGGCCGTCGGTCGTCTGCTGGTACGGCGCGGATCAGCCGTTCTGGGGCGCCGAACTCGAACGCCTGGGGGTCGGCGTGGCGATGCCGATGGCCCGCGCGGGACAGGACCTGGACGTGGACCGGTTGACCGACGCCGTCGCGTCGATGCTCGATCCCGCAGCCGCCGAGCGGTCCGGACGGCTCCGCGACGCCCTGGTGGCCGAGGATGTGGCGCTCGGGGACGCCGTGCGCGAGATCGAGCGTTCGGTGACAAGCTCGAGCACGGGGCCACGGCTCCTACAGGGACCACACAGTCAAAGCACAACGAAGGTGGACGTATGA